GAAGCTAGTTGGGCTCTCATGAATCTTGTTGGAGGTGAGGGGGACTCGCGGTGGAAAAGGGACACGGGTGTGATGAATGAATCCTCTCAGAGACCAGGAGCTGGTTGGTGGGGCAGGGCTGAAAGGTGCACTTAAGGCTTTATAGTCAGAACGTGTTATTGAGGCTGCAGGGGGAGGGGCAAAGGCCAGATCTTGGGAAGAAAAGGGCTCCCTGTCTCCAGTGTTTGTTGGCCCCGGCCACTTCCCTCACCAGACTCAAAGCCTTGCCAGGGAGCCCTCCAGGTAGTCAAGGGCAGGCAGGAGATGGGACAGTGAGGGGAGAAAGTGTTCCTGGGGTACAGAATCCTTGACCGCAGGGTCCAAAGGCTCGGGGCCAGCCACCAGGAAGCTGTGCATGCCTACAGCCCGTGCTCCCTTGTAATCACGTTGGTAACTGTCCCCAATATGGGCTCCCACCGCTGGTTCCACCTGAGCAAGGTGCAAGGCCTCATGGAAAATACGGGGGTCGGGCTTGGGCCAGCCGGCAGCCTCAGAGGTCAGCACAAAGTCGAAGTGTTCCCGCAGGCCAACACCTTCCAGGATGTCCTCTAGGCGTTGGTCAAAGTTGGAGACCACTGCCAGCTTCAGGCCTCGTTTTCGGCACCCCCTAAGGGTAGCCTCAGCCCCCTCCAACACCTGCCAGGTGCTAGGACTGCTGAAGTCCTTGTACAGCTGCTCAGCGATGGGGGCCACAGCCTGGGCATCCCGAACACCAGCCTGGTGGAAGGTCTGCTGGACCAAATCCAGCCACCACTGGCGGGAGGTGAGGCCGTGGCCCAGGCCATAGTTGGGGAAGCTCTGGCTCTGAGCCTTGTACGCCTGCTTGAAGGCCTGTCCCAGGGCTGTGGCTTCCACCTCCAGCCCGTGGGCCCGGGCCTTAGTGGCATATTCCACTCCCACAGGGTGGCGGAGCCTGAGCAGCGTGTCTTTCACGTCCCATGTCAGCAGTCGTAACTGTAGCCGGTGTGCCATGGGTCTGCAGGAGGGGGGCCAGTCCACCCTAGGTCAGCCCCTTCCTCAGGTCCCAGGAGGTTGAGCTAGACGAGACCACCCTCACCCAACCTGATGGTCTTCTCTTTCCAGGCTTTGTGGGTTAGATCTGCTGGCACTTAGGTAATGGCTTCACAGCAGAAAATCCTGGAATGAAAGGGCAAGTGAGGTGGAAGttcaggctttggagtcagagacAGAATGGGTTCAAATTCTGATGCTGCCAACTCACTGTGAGACCCGGAGTGTCTCTGATGCTGTCTCCTCATGTGTAAGGAGAGCAGAGTGACTCAACCTCACATGACTGCTGCACCAAATAAGATATCTCCGTTCCTTCCACCTATTATGTGCTATATG
This is a stretch of genomic DNA from Bos javanicus breed banteng chromosome 8, ARS-OSU_banteng_1.0, whole genome shotgun sequence. It encodes these proteins:
- the HDHD3 gene encoding haloacid dehalogenase-like hydrolase domain-containing protein 3, with product MAHRLQLRLLTWDVKDTLLRLRHPVGVEYATKARAHGLEVEATALGQAFKQAYKAQSQSFPNYGLGHGLTSRQWWLDLVQQTFHQAGVRDAQAVAPIAEQLYKDFSSPSTWQVLEGAEATLRGCRKRGLKLAVVSNFDQRLEDILEGVGLREHFDFVLTSEAAGWPKPDPRIFHEALHLAQVEPAVGAHIGDSYQRDYKGARAVGMHSFLVAGPEPLDPAVKDSVPQEHFLPSLSHLLPALDYLEGSLARL